From a single Arthrobacter sp. SLBN-112 genomic region:
- a CDS encoding LacI family DNA-binding transcriptional regulator, whose product MAGIKEVASRAGLSVATVSRALSGKSNVSSRSRRLAQEAARELGFVPSYHASSLASGRNHNIGLVVPNVQRWYFSSVLEGVSESLLDAGYDLTLYNVGEQPEHRSSILNDFLLRKRLDAVIAVALVLSEEEIGQLLAVHRPIVGIGGALRGASTIRIDDEGLAMMATRHLIGLGHTRIAHVTGDAALNRDFNLPQLRQKGFAAAMEAAGLPLRHEWQATADFTIQGAYAAGRRLLGTSAERPTAVFAASDEMAVGIMLAARDFGLQVPRDLSVVGIDGHELAETFGLTTISQDPKGQGRLAAATALALLDGPGGRSDGGPAGDGARDQEYPTEFVIRSSTAVPPDTAEHRG is encoded by the coding sequence ATGGCGGGCATCAAGGAAGTTGCCAGCCGGGCCGGGCTGTCCGTAGCCACCGTCTCCCGGGCATTGAGCGGCAAGTCCAACGTCTCGTCCAGGAGCCGCCGCCTCGCCCAGGAGGCGGCGCGGGAACTCGGGTTCGTCCCCTCGTACCACGCGTCCAGCCTCGCGTCCGGACGGAACCACAACATCGGGCTGGTGGTACCGAACGTCCAGCGCTGGTACTTCTCCTCGGTCCTGGAGGGTGTTTCGGAATCCCTCCTGGACGCCGGCTATGACCTGACGCTGTACAACGTGGGCGAGCAGCCGGAGCACCGCAGCAGCATTCTCAACGACTTCCTGCTGCGGAAACGCCTGGATGCGGTCATCGCGGTGGCACTGGTGCTCAGCGAGGAGGAAATCGGCCAGTTACTCGCCGTGCACCGTCCCATCGTGGGCATTGGAGGGGCGCTGCGTGGTGCCTCGACCATAAGAATCGACGACGAGGGCCTGGCCATGATGGCCACCCGGCACCTGATTGGGCTGGGCCATACCCGGATCGCCCATGTCACAGGGGACGCGGCCCTGAACCGTGACTTCAATCTTCCGCAGCTCCGTCAAAAGGGGTTTGCTGCGGCAATGGAGGCTGCGGGACTGCCGCTGCGGCACGAGTGGCAGGCGACGGCCGACTTCACCATCCAGGGCGCCTACGCAGCGGGCCGCCGGCTGCTGGGAACCTCCGCTGAACGCCCCACCGCAGTTTTTGCGGCGTCGGATGAGATGGCAGTGGGCATCATGCTCGCCGCGAGGGACTTCGGCCTTCAGGTTCCGCGCGACCTTTCCGTCGTGGGAATTGACGGGCATGAACTTGCAGAGACGTTCGGCCTGACCACCATCAGCCAGGATCCGAAGGGACAGGGAAGGCTGGCGGCTGCCACCGCGTTGGCTTTGCTGGACGGCCCCGGAGGGCGGTCCGACGGCGGCCCGGCAGGGGATGGAGCGCGGGACCAGGAGTACCCGACAGAGTTTGTGATCAGGAGCAGCACCGCGGTACCGCCGGACACAGCGGAGCACCGGGGTTAG
- a CDS encoding glycoside hydrolase family 13 protein yields the protein MSVDTVTQDTPTVAGPLTLIHAADTAPGWWRSAVIYQVYPRSFRDLNGDGVGDLAGITEELPHLADLGVDAVWLSPFYRSPQRDAGYDVSDYCDVDPIFGTLGDFDVMMAESHRLGLRVIVDLVPNHCSDQHPAFQAALAAPAGSPEREMFIFRDGTGTDGQEPPNNWQSHFGGPAWTRVEGTDGQPGQWYLHLFDSSQPDFNWDNPAVHAEFERVLRFWLDRGVSGFRVDVAHALVKAPGLPAWGGRADGGSSDGYPGHEAPMFGQPAVHDIYRNWRLILDEYGPDRILCAEASVDLHRLAHWVRPDEMHQAFNFPYLHTGLDVYRLRSVITDSLTVLDGVGAPSTWVLSNHDVVRHATRFGYNGPGPRDGDGIGAADPQPDEELGRQRAAAASLFMLGLPGAAYLYQGEELGLPDGIDIPGHLRQDPTFARTGGQRLGRDGCRVPLPWRAGDKHLGFSSGSDPWLPIPASFGGLARDVQADSPSSHLSLYRSALACRRDLDLGRGSLSWAEDWCTGSSLGYVNGTTLVLMNLNHEPLEMPAGHVLVRSTLSGTEGLLASGETAWIRIPAAD from the coding sequence ATGTCTGTCGATACTGTGACCCAGGACACCCCTACTGTTGCTGGTCCCCTGACGCTCATCCACGCTGCCGACACTGCTCCCGGCTGGTGGCGCTCCGCCGTGATCTACCAGGTGTATCCCCGGTCGTTCCGGGACCTGAACGGCGACGGCGTCGGAGACCTTGCGGGAATCACTGAGGAACTGCCGCATCTCGCAGACCTGGGCGTCGATGCCGTTTGGCTCTCACCCTTTTACCGTTCCCCGCAGCGCGACGCCGGATACGACGTCAGCGACTACTGCGACGTGGACCCGATCTTCGGCACGCTTGGTGACTTCGACGTCATGATGGCTGAATCTCACCGGCTGGGCCTGCGGGTGATTGTGGACCTGGTACCCAACCACTGCTCCGACCAGCATCCGGCCTTCCAGGCAGCCCTTGCTGCGCCGGCAGGAAGCCCCGAGCGGGAGATGTTCATCTTCCGTGACGGAACCGGCACCGACGGGCAGGAACCGCCGAACAACTGGCAATCCCACTTCGGCGGACCCGCCTGGACGCGTGTAGAAGGCACGGATGGCCAGCCGGGCCAGTGGTACCTGCACCTCTTCGATTCCTCGCAGCCGGACTTCAACTGGGACAACCCGGCCGTCCACGCCGAGTTCGAGCGCGTGCTTCGTTTCTGGCTGGACCGGGGCGTCTCCGGTTTCCGGGTGGACGTTGCCCATGCCCTGGTGAAGGCGCCGGGACTGCCTGCCTGGGGCGGTCGCGCGGACGGTGGCAGCAGTGACGGCTACCCAGGCCACGAGGCACCCATGTTCGGCCAGCCCGCGGTCCATGACATTTACCGTAACTGGCGGCTGATCCTGGACGAGTACGGCCCGGACCGGATCCTTTGTGCCGAGGCAAGCGTGGACCTCCACCGGCTGGCCCACTGGGTCCGGCCGGACGAGATGCACCAGGCCTTCAACTTCCCCTACCTCCACACCGGCCTGGACGTATACCGGCTGCGCTCGGTCATCACGGACTCCCTGACCGTCCTGGACGGCGTGGGCGCTCCGAGCACCTGGGTTCTCTCCAACCATGACGTGGTCCGCCACGCCACCCGGTTTGGCTACAACGGGCCTGGTCCCCGGGACGGCGACGGCATCGGGGCGGCCGATCCCCAGCCGGATGAGGAACTCGGCCGGCAACGCGCTGCCGCGGCTTCGCTGTTCATGCTGGGCCTGCCCGGCGCCGCCTACCTCTACCAGGGCGAGGAGCTGGGGCTGCCGGATGGCATCGACATCCCCGGCCACCTTCGCCAGGATCCCACGTTCGCGCGGACCGGGGGTCAGCGGCTTGGCCGTGACGGTTGCCGGGTGCCACTGCCCTGGCGGGCCGGAGACAAGCACCTGGGCTTCAGCTCGGGCAGCGATCCCTGGCTGCCCATTCCTGCCTCGTTCGGCGGGCTGGCGCGGGACGTGCAGGCGGACTCGCCGTCGTCGCACCTGTCCCTCTACCGCAGCGCCCTGGCCTGCCGCCGGGACCTGGACCTGGGCAGGGGCTCCCTGTCCTGGGCCGAGGACTGGTGCACGGGGTCCTCGCTGGGGTATGTGAACGGCACTACGCTGGTGCTTATGAACCTGAACCACGAGCCGCTGGAGATGCCCGCGGGCCACGTCCTTGTCCGCAGTACCTTGTCAGGCACGGAAGGACTCCTGGCTTCGGGCGAAACAGCCTGGATCCGCATTCCTGCAGCAGACTGA
- a CDS encoding FAD-binding oxidoreductase, producing the protein MGSIVDELDAVLAQGQVDVGEVSLRRYAIDQAPVIDFQLPLAVVFPESVADVQAVVKACAGSGVAIVPRGAGTGVSGGAHATRNCIILSLERMNRILALNPDDETAVVEPGVVNAVLNEAVAAHGLMYAPDPASFRSSTIGGNVATNAGGLRCAKYGVTRDSVLALDVVLADGSLIHTGHQTFKGVAGYDLTGLFVGSEGTLGVVVGITVRLKYLPREVHTVAAFYPDFRSAAAGVLAVGKARVQPAIMELLDGGTLAQLDDIHGSDLTARGKSLLLIQTDGFGAAAEAEVVRQVLREGGATVSTEASAEAERLVELRRHSRGTEVDDEYRVGEDVAVPRSRLVDYVAELEAMAARQQVHLKVVAHAGDGNLHPTFWIDRQGASMDSAAMQRLQMALDESITAALAMGGTITGEHGVGQYKLRWLGQEQPEPVRELQRRIKDLFDPAGILNPGKAI; encoded by the coding sequence GTGGGAAGCATCGTTGACGAGCTGGATGCCGTCCTGGCGCAGGGGCAGGTGGACGTCGGCGAGGTCTCGCTCCGGCGGTATGCCATCGACCAAGCGCCCGTCATCGATTTCCAGCTTCCCCTGGCGGTGGTGTTCCCGGAATCAGTGGCCGACGTCCAGGCAGTGGTAAAGGCGTGTGCCGGCAGTGGTGTGGCAATCGTCCCCAGGGGCGCAGGCACTGGAGTATCCGGCGGTGCCCATGCCACCAGGAACTGCATCATCCTCTCGCTGGAGCGGATGAACCGGATCCTCGCCCTGAATCCCGACGATGAGACGGCCGTCGTGGAGCCCGGCGTGGTTAATGCCGTCCTCAATGAGGCCGTTGCAGCACACGGGCTGATGTACGCCCCCGATCCGGCCAGTTTCCGGAGCTCCACCATCGGCGGTAACGTCGCCACCAACGCCGGCGGCCTGCGCTGCGCCAAATATGGGGTCACCAGGGATTCGGTCCTGGCGCTGGACGTCGTCCTGGCCGACGGGTCCCTCATCCACACAGGACACCAAACCTTCAAAGGGGTGGCGGGCTACGACCTCACGGGCCTTTTCGTGGGGTCTGAAGGAACCCTGGGCGTCGTCGTCGGAATTACCGTGCGGCTGAAGTACCTGCCCCGGGAAGTCCACACCGTGGCCGCCTTCTACCCGGACTTCAGGAGCGCCGCAGCAGGGGTCCTGGCCGTAGGCAAGGCGCGGGTCCAGCCCGCCATCATGGAACTGCTCGACGGCGGCACCCTGGCCCAGCTCGACGACATCCACGGCTCCGATCTCACCGCCCGCGGAAAATCACTGCTGCTGATCCAGACGGACGGGTTCGGGGCCGCCGCCGAGGCGGAGGTGGTCCGCCAGGTCCTCCGTGAAGGCGGGGCAACTGTCAGCACGGAGGCAAGTGCCGAGGCGGAGCGGCTGGTGGAACTCCGCCGGCACAGCAGGGGGACGGAGGTGGACGACGAGTACCGCGTCGGCGAGGATGTGGCTGTTCCCCGGTCCCGGCTGGTGGACTACGTCGCGGAGCTCGAAGCCATGGCCGCCAGGCAGCAGGTGCACCTCAAGGTGGTGGCCCACGCCGGTGACGGCAACCTCCACCCCACCTTCTGGATCGACCGGCAGGGGGCAAGCATGGACTCCGCGGCGATGCAGCGGCTGCAGATGGCGCTGGACGAGTCCATTACGGCGGCATTGGCAATGGGCGGCACCATCACCGGCGAGCACGGTGTGGGGCAATACAAGCTCCGGTGGCTGGGCCAGGAGCAGCCGGAACCGGTCCGGGAACTCCAGCGCAGGATCAAGGACCTGTTTGATCCTGCGGGAATCCTCAACCCCGGTAAGGCGATCTAG
- a CDS encoding DUF4032 domain-containing protein gives MTEEHSAQWHDEPTDYAQVGKLPRFVAASADDNKAASVASSLSITAAAADPELLDLPWHIALEEWPAQYLAALPRGISRHIVRFAHLGGSVIAIKETSEHVARHEYHMLRKLARLDVPCVEPVAVITGRTTPDGRPLNPVLVTRHLKFSMPYRALFSQMLRKDTLTRLIDAQALLMVRLHLIGFYWGDVSLSNTLFRRDAGAFAAYLVDAETGELYPDLSTGQREYDLEIARVNIAGELMDLLDGGLIEEKVDPVATSELIMDSYRRLWAELTEKESFELGERWRVSARIRRLNELGFDVEEYAIKTTQNGSTIQLQPKVVDAGHHQRRLLRLTGLDAQENQARRLLNDMDSFRADNNPEMDEEYSAHLWVSQIFEPIVRAIPRDLSGKLEHAEVVHEVLEHRWYMSEKQERHIPLAEAVQSYIDSILRHRRDEAAIMLNPDTELLKILEVENEESRYGADESVDEYPDSDD, from the coding sequence ATGACCGAGGAACACAGCGCCCAGTGGCATGACGAACCCACCGACTACGCCCAGGTGGGTAAGCTTCCGCGGTTCGTGGCCGCCAGCGCCGATGACAACAAGGCAGCCTCGGTAGCCTCATCGCTGAGCATCACGGCCGCTGCGGCGGATCCCGAGCTGCTGGACCTGCCCTGGCACATTGCACTCGAGGAGTGGCCGGCCCAATACCTGGCGGCACTCCCCCGCGGCATCTCCCGGCACATCGTGCGGTTCGCCCACCTGGGCGGCTCGGTCATCGCCATCAAGGAAACCTCCGAGCATGTGGCCCGCCACGAGTACCACATGCTGCGCAAGCTGGCACGGCTTGACGTACCCTGCGTGGAGCCCGTGGCCGTGATCACGGGCCGCACCACCCCGGACGGGCGCCCGCTGAACCCCGTCCTGGTAACCCGGCACCTGAAATTCTCCATGCCGTACCGCGCGCTCTTTTCCCAGATGCTGCGCAAGGACACGCTCACCCGCCTCATCGACGCCCAGGCTCTCCTCATGGTGCGGCTGCACCTCATCGGGTTCTACTGGGGCGACGTCTCGCTTTCCAACACCCTGTTCCGCCGTGACGCCGGCGCGTTCGCCGCCTATCTGGTGGACGCCGAAACGGGTGAGCTCTACCCTGACCTTTCCACTGGCCAGCGCGAATACGACCTGGAAATTGCCCGCGTGAACATCGCCGGTGAGCTGATGGACCTCCTGGACGGCGGGCTCATCGAGGAAAAAGTGGACCCGGTGGCCACCAGTGAGCTGATCATGGACAGCTACCGGCGGCTGTGGGCCGAGCTGACCGAGAAGGAATCCTTCGAACTGGGCGAACGCTGGCGGGTCAGTGCCCGTATCCGCCGCCTGAACGAACTCGGCTTCGACGTCGAGGAATACGCCATCAAGACCACGCAGAACGGCTCCACCATCCAGCTCCAGCCCAAGGTGGTGGACGCGGGGCACCACCAGCGGCGGCTGCTGCGCCTCACCGGCCTGGACGCCCAGGAGAACCAGGCCCGCCGCCTCCTGAACGACATGGACTCCTTCCGCGCGGACAACAACCCGGAAATGGATGAGGAATACAGCGCCCACCTGTGGGTCAGCCAGATCTTCGAACCAATCGTGCGCGCCATCCCCCGCGACCTGTCCGGCAAGCTGGAACACGCAGAGGTGGTCCACGAGGTCCTTGAACACCGCTGGTATATGTCCGAAAAGCAGGAACGCCACATTCCGCTGGCGGAGGCCGTACAGTCCTACATCGACTCGATCCTCCGGCACCGGCGGGATGAAGCCGCGATCATGCTGAACCCGGACACCGAACTGCTGAAGATCCTTGAGGTGGAGAACGAGGAGTCCCGTTACGGTGCTGATGAATCCGTGGACGAATATCCGGACTCGGACGACTAA
- a CDS encoding ABC transporter ATP-binding protein, translating to MATVTFDNATRLYPGTDKPAVDKLNIDIADGEFLVLVGPSGCGKSTSLRMLAGLEDVNAGRILIGDRDVTDVPPKDRDIAMVFQNYALYPHMTVADNMGFALKIAGVSKEERAERVREAAKLLDLEQYLDRKPKALSGGQRQRVAMGRAIVRNPQVFLMDEPLSNLDAKLRVQTRTQIASLTRRLGVTTVYVTHDQVEAMTMGDRVAVLKDGLLQQVDTPRNLYDRPKNVFVAGFIGSPAMNLLELPVVDGGVQFGGTVYPVPRDVLEEAHGSTVTLGSRPEDLETAPHGEGLKVEVDVVEELGADAYVYGHTTLDGKDHDIVARVDGRRPPMKGEVIYVRPQSGHVHLFDTKTGLRLGD from the coding sequence GTGGCTACAGTTACTTTTGATAACGCTACGCGTCTGTACCCGGGCACAGATAAGCCCGCCGTCGATAAGCTCAACATCGACATCGCCGATGGCGAATTCCTGGTCCTCGTCGGACCCTCCGGTTGCGGCAAGTCCACCTCCCTGCGCATGCTTGCAGGCCTTGAGGACGTCAATGCAGGCCGCATCCTGATCGGCGACCGCGACGTCACCGATGTTCCCCCGAAGGACCGCGACATCGCGATGGTTTTCCAGAACTACGCGCTGTACCCGCACATGACTGTGGCCGACAACATGGGCTTCGCCCTGAAGATCGCAGGCGTCTCCAAGGAAGAGCGCGCCGAGCGTGTCCGCGAAGCGGCCAAGCTTCTTGACCTCGAGCAGTACCTGGACCGCAAGCCGAAGGCCCTCTCCGGCGGCCAGCGCCAGCGTGTTGCCATGGGCCGCGCAATCGTCCGTAACCCCCAGGTCTTCCTCATGGACGAGCCGCTGTCCAACCTGGACGCCAAGCTCCGCGTCCAGACCCGCACCCAGATCGCATCCCTCACCCGCCGCCTGGGCGTCACCACCGTTTACGTGACGCACGACCAGGTAGAGGCCATGACCATGGGCGACCGCGTCGCCGTGCTGAAGGACGGCCTGCTGCAGCAGGTTGACACCCCCCGCAACCTCTACGACCGCCCCAAGAACGTCTTCGTTGCCGGCTTTATCGGCTCCCCCGCGATGAACCTGCTGGAACTTCCCGTCGTCGACGGCGGCGTCCAGTTCGGCGGTACCGTCTACCCGGTGCCGCGCGACGTCCTCGAAGAGGCACACGGCTCCACGGTCACGCTGGGCAGCCGCCCGGAAGACCTGGAAACCGCTCCGCACGGTGAAGGCCTGAAGGTTGAGGTTGACGTCGTCGAAGAACTCGGCGCCGACGCCTACGTCTACGGCCACACCACTCTGGACGGCAAGGACCACGACATCGTGGCACGTGTCGACGGCCGCCGCCCCCCGATGAAGGGCGAGGTCATCTACGTCCGTCCGCAGTCGGGCCACGTGCACCTGTTCGACACCAAGACCGGCCTGCGCCTGGGCGACTGA
- the otsB gene encoding trehalose-phosphatase — MTPDGRTKASLALTPELREALHRIAATEHLLVAMDFDGTMAPIVDRAQDARPLPRSAAAFAGLAVLPRTTTALISGRALASLREAASPPVDTLLIGSHGAEAWLGPGSTELALDEDQKALLEEVRAELAAIVAEAPGTSLEYKPAGVVLHTRQAEDDVAEDAVSAARSVLQDRKGVYLKEGKRVLETSVVNASKGEGVAFLRQATGATAVLFAGDDVTDEDAFSRLEPGDVGVKVGLDFTQAQYRVEAPVHIAELLEALLQERSSAVAEEDPQAASG; from the coding sequence ATGACTCCTGACGGCCGCACCAAGGCATCTCTGGCGCTCACCCCGGAACTCCGGGAAGCGCTGCACCGGATCGCCGCGACGGAGCACCTGCTCGTGGCCATGGATTTTGATGGCACCATGGCGCCTATCGTGGACCGCGCCCAGGATGCGCGGCCGCTTCCGCGCTCAGCCGCGGCGTTCGCAGGGCTCGCCGTGCTTCCACGCACGACGACGGCACTCATCTCCGGCCGCGCCCTCGCCAGCCTGCGGGAGGCTGCTTCCCCGCCGGTGGACACCCTGCTGATTGGCAGCCACGGCGCGGAGGCCTGGCTGGGGCCGGGTTCCACGGAACTGGCGCTGGACGAGGACCAAAAAGCGCTCCTTGAAGAGGTGCGGGCCGAGTTGGCGGCGATCGTGGCGGAGGCACCGGGCACGTCCTTGGAATACAAGCCCGCCGGCGTCGTCCTGCACACCCGCCAGGCTGAGGACGACGTGGCCGAGGACGCGGTGTCAGCGGCAAGGTCAGTGCTCCAGGACCGCAAGGGTGTCTACCTGAAAGAGGGCAAGCGCGTCCTGGAGACCTCAGTGGTCAATGCCTCCAAGGGCGAAGGCGTCGCCTTCCTGCGGCAGGCCACGGGGGCCACCGCCGTGCTGTTCGCCGGTGACGACGTCACGGACGAGGACGCGTTCAGCCGGCTTGAACCAGGCGATGTGGGGGTCAAGGTAGGCCTGGATTTCACCCAGGCCCAATACCGGGTGGAGGCACCTGTCCACATCGCTGAGTTGCTTGAGGCCCTGCTCCAGGAGCGGAGTTCCGCCGTCGCCGAGGAGGACCCCCAGGCAGCCTCCGGGTAG
- a CDS encoding alpha,alpha-trehalose-phosphate synthase (UDP-forming) — protein MQTPVQEKPAGKATAGSSGSGHAGHTKYDFMVVSNRLPVDRVAAGDGPDDESGWRRSPGGLVTALAPMMTKTDGAWVGWHGAPDETVKPFSHGGMDLVPVQLSTDDVELYYEGFSNATLWPLYHDVIAPPEFHRTWWDAYRKVNRRFADAVAHHADQGATVWVQDYQLQLVPRMLREARPDLRIGFFNHIPFPPPEIFAQLPWRQAIIDGLLGADLVGFQRPSDAGNFMRSARRFLGASVKQQQVHVKGHDGRITHIARAQAFPISIDVKQISELASRPDIIERARQIRQDLGNPKTILLGVDRLDYTKGIRHRLKAFEELLADGRLTVGDATLIQVASPSRERVEQYRLLREEVEGTVGHINGTYDTLENTAVRYLHHSYPVEEMVALYLAADVMLVTALRDGMNLVAKEYVTARNNNDGALVLSEFAGAADQLKQALLINPHDIAGLKNAIMTAVELSPREASRRMRSMRRQILDHDVDHWSADFLRALDEKVVRDDS, from the coding sequence ATGCAAACACCCGTCCAGGAAAAACCCGCAGGCAAAGCAACAGCCGGCAGTTCCGGTTCCGGCCACGCGGGCCACACCAAGTATGACTTCATGGTGGTCTCCAACAGGCTGCCCGTAGACCGGGTTGCAGCAGGCGACGGCCCTGACGACGAATCAGGCTGGCGCAGGTCCCCCGGCGGCCTGGTAACCGCCCTTGCCCCGATGATGACCAAGACTGACGGCGCGTGGGTTGGCTGGCACGGGGCACCGGACGAGACCGTGAAGCCGTTCAGCCATGGCGGAATGGACCTTGTCCCCGTCCAGCTCAGCACGGACGACGTGGAGCTGTACTACGAGGGCTTCTCCAACGCCACACTGTGGCCGCTGTACCACGATGTCATCGCTCCGCCGGAGTTCCACCGGACCTGGTGGGACGCCTACCGCAAGGTCAACCGCAGGTTCGCCGACGCCGTCGCGCACCACGCGGACCAGGGCGCCACTGTCTGGGTCCAGGACTACCAGCTGCAGCTGGTCCCCCGGATGCTCCGCGAAGCCCGGCCGGACCTCCGGATCGGGTTCTTCAACCACATCCCGTTCCCGCCGCCGGAAATTTTCGCCCAGCTCCCCTGGCGCCAGGCCATCATCGACGGCCTTCTCGGCGCTGACCTCGTGGGCTTCCAGCGGCCCAGCGACGCGGGAAACTTCATGCGTTCCGCGCGCCGGTTCCTGGGCGCCAGCGTCAAGCAGCAGCAGGTGCACGTCAAGGGCCATGACGGCCGGATCACGCACATCGCCCGGGCGCAGGCCTTCCCCATCTCGATCGACGTCAAGCAGATCAGCGAGCTCGCGTCCAGGCCCGACATCATCGAACGCGCCCGGCAGATCCGGCAGGACCTTGGCAACCCCAAGACCATCCTGCTCGGCGTGGACCGGCTGGATTACACCAAGGGCATCCGCCACCGGCTGAAGGCTTTCGAGGAACTCCTGGCGGACGGCCGCCTCACGGTGGGCGATGCCACCCTTATCCAGGTGGCTTCCCCCAGCCGTGAGCGGGTGGAGCAGTACCGGCTCCTGCGCGAGGAGGTGGAAGGAACCGTGGGCCACATCAACGGCACCTACGACACCCTGGAAAACACCGCCGTCCGCTACCTGCACCACAGCTACCCCGTGGAGGAGATGGTGGCGCTGTACCTGGCCGCGGACGTCATGCTGGTCACCGCGCTGCGGGACGGGATGAACCTGGTGGCCAAGGAGTACGTCACCGCGCGCAACAACAATGATGGCGCGCTGGTCCTGAGCGAGTTCGCGGGCGCCGCGGACCAGCTCAAGCAGGCGCTGCTGATCAACCCGCACGACATCGCAGGCCTCAAGAACGCCATCATGACCGCCGTCGAGCTCAGCCCGCGCGAAGCGTCCCGGCGCATGCGGTCCATGCGCCGGCAGATCCTGGACCACGACGTGGACCATTGGTCAGCCGACTTCCTGCGGGCCCTGGACGAGAAAGTGGTCCGCGATGACTCCTGA
- a CDS encoding DsbA family protein, producing the protein MSPANEVRKSKAERTAEAREKARLIREAQLKKDKRNKLLIGWGIVAAVVAILVVVALVVTNSLKQNAPIADQGSTPANANVHGGVTLLANTDVAKSEPATVDAASLGEAPKTPPAEVVAPGAEAEAGKPVKVVLYIDFICPVCKNFEAQYNEQLTSLRNEGKISVEYRALGFLDSRSTTNYSSRAANAAACVVNESPEKYSDFVNELFAKQPAEGTAGLSDNDLKKMASDMGVTIDSCVDDKTYRPFVKFTTKEASAIGVTGTPTVFVDGKQWGKGDSAQTPFPDFLQAAIAAKG; encoded by the coding sequence ATGAGCCCCGCAAACGAAGTACGTAAGTCCAAGGCTGAGCGAACCGCGGAGGCGCGCGAAAAGGCTCGCCTGATCCGCGAAGCGCAGCTAAAGAAGGACAAGCGCAACAAGCTGCTGATCGGCTGGGGCATCGTGGCGGCAGTCGTGGCCATCCTGGTGGTGGTGGCGCTGGTGGTGACGAACAGCCTCAAGCAGAACGCCCCGATCGCGGACCAGGGTTCCACTCCGGCCAACGCCAACGTGCATGGCGGCGTCACCCTGCTGGCCAACACGGACGTGGCCAAGTCGGAGCCGGCCACTGTCGACGCCGCCTCCCTGGGGGAGGCCCCGAAGACGCCGCCGGCCGAGGTAGTGGCGCCCGGGGCGGAAGCGGAGGCAGGCAAGCCGGTCAAGGTAGTCCTTTACATCGACTTTATTTGCCCCGTCTGCAAGAACTTCGAGGCCCAGTACAACGAACAGCTCACCTCGCTGCGCAACGAAGGCAAAATCAGCGTTGAGTACCGGGCCCTGGGGTTCCTGGACAGCCGGTCCACCACCAACTATTCATCCCGGGCCGCCAACGCAGCAGCCTGCGTGGTCAACGAATCCCCGGAAAAGTACTCCGACTTCGTCAACGAACTGTTCGCCAAGCAGCCGGCGGAGGGCACTGCGGGTCTTTCCGATAACGACCTGAAGAAGATGGCGTCCGACATGGGCGTCACCATCGACTCCTGCGTGGACGACAAGACCTACCGCCCGTTCGTGAAGTTCACCACGAAGGAAGCGTCGGCCATCGGCGTCACCGGTACGCCCACCGTGTTCGTGGACGGCAAGCAGTGGGGCAAGGGGGACAGCGCCCAGACGCCGTTCCCGGACTTCCTGCAGGCAGCCATCGCCGCTAAGGGCTAA
- a CDS encoding ChaB family protein, translating into MPKTGKNDHARKEELPSTLRRSEQKAQDTFAKTYDSALESYDQDEQRAARAAYASLKHSYEKVGDHWEPKEKRGPSDKRAEQGLRSSEPTAGGVDANASKDHLYKLARDLDVKGRSKMDKDELVKAIQKANDAATRKARSK; encoded by the coding sequence ATGCCCAAGACCGGCAAGAACGACCACGCCCGCAAGGAAGAACTTCCTTCCACTCTGCGGCGTTCAGAGCAAAAGGCGCAGGACACCTTCGCCAAGACCTACGATTCCGCCCTTGAGTCGTACGACCAGGACGAGCAACGGGCGGCCCGCGCAGCCTACGCGTCCCTGAAGCACAGCTACGAGAAGGTGGGCGACCACTGGGAGCCCAAGGAAAAACGCGGCCCCTCGGACAAGCGGGCGGAACAGGGCCTTCGCTCCTCCGAACCCACCGCCGGCGGTGTCGATGCCAACGCATCCAAGGACCACCTCTACAAACTGGCCCGGGATCTGGACGTCAAGGGCCGCTCGAAGATGGACAAGGACGAGCTGGTGAAGGCCATTCAGAAAGCCAACGACGCAGCCACCCGCAAAGCCCGCAGCAAATAG